The Penaeus vannamei isolate JL-2024 chromosome 42, ASM4276789v1, whole genome shotgun sequence genome includes the window AAGTTAAGAACCCCTGATCTAGTCTATATGAAAGTAGAAatagataattttaataattaaggTTTAGTATATGAATATCTTTGGACACtaaaatactaaatatatattaatatatatatatatatatatatatatatatatatatatatatatatatatatatatatatatatatatatatatcatgtgaacTTTTCACGTTTATTGCTATTACATTTGCCCGTCCTGGTTGTATCAAGATTAAATAAAAAGTTGACACCATTGATAACATATTTTACATATGTCTGCCTTTTCATGTAACCTTTGTAATCATGTAgaactctgcgtgtgtgtgtacatttatacatgtacatgtgtgtatatatatatatatatatatatatatatatatatatatatatatatatatatatatatataaatatatatatatatatatatatatatatatatatatatgtatgtgtgtgtgtgtgtgtgtttgtgtgtgtgtttgtgtatgtatgtgtgtatatgtaagtatatatatatatatatatatatatatgtatgtatatatatatatatatatatatatatatatatatatatatatatacatatatatataaatataaatataaatataaatataaatatgaatatatatatatatatacatatatatatatatatatatatatatatatatatatatatatatatataaataggaataggatatatatatatatatatatatatatatatatatataaataggaataggatatatatatatatatatatatatatatatatatatatatatatatatatataaataggaataggatatatatatatatatatatatatatatatatatatatatatatatatatatatatatatgtagatacatacgtatacatatggaaatatatgtcatatatatatatatatatatatatatatatatatatatatattatatatatatatatatatgtgtgtgtgtgtgtgtgtgtgtgtgtgtgtgtgtgtgtgtgtatatatgtgtgtgtgtgtgtgtatgcgcgtgtgtatgtatgtgtgtgtgtatgtgtgtgtgtgtgtgtaagcgtgtatgtatatgtgtgtgtgtatgtgtatgtgtgtgtatgtgtgtgtgtgtgtgtgtgtgtgtatttgtgtgtgtgtgtatgtgtgtgtgtatgtgtgtgtgtatgtgtgtgtgtgtgtgtatgtgtatgtgtatgtgtatgtgtgtgtgtgtgtgtgtgtgtgtgtgtgtgtgtgtgtgtgtgtgtgtgtgtgcgtgcgtgcgtgcgtgcgtgcgtgtgtgtggggggatgatatatacatacatatactaatgcCAAAGTAGTTACTGGTCGGTCGTATGAAGGTCGTCCTTATATAGATGAAGTCCTTGATGTACTTATTTCTTCTTCAGGGCATACAAATTCCtgcattttttgtgttttgttttgtgttgcttGTTATTAAATCATTGCAGATCTTCACTGTGAACCACTGATAAAAGGCTCCCACCTCAGAACCGCAACTTAAAGGGTTGTTATGTAAATTCGGTTTTATATTTCCAATTGTGTAACCTTCAGAAGTGGAATTTCATTATCATGCATTTATATTACATTTACTGAAGCCTctgtttttccatttatttaacctgaattttaatattattattgggtatttatattatatttactgatgcctctgtttttttttattatctaaccTTTTGAATTTGAAATTTATTATCgagtatttatatcatatttactgAAGCCTCTGTCAGAGTGATAGAATGCACATGGGAGTATTTTATATACAGACATTCTTTCACTGGGAATTTAAAAAGATATTGAAACAGCAGCGGAATATTTTTTTAAGCAGAAGCAAAACATCAGGAAACTGTAATTATTCAAACACGTTATCATATTAAAAGATATTTTTATTGATCTACAAATCAACAACGGTACAATCTGATCTCATTTCAACAGAGTCAACTTTGCATAAAATGTTAATCAATAACATTACTGTTAAAAGCCTTCAAACTAATATAAAGAACATTGTTAAAAAAGAGTATTATAGGAGTGTTAAATGAAACACTGGCTGTCTCAAATAATTAGCAATCACTGTCTGTATTTAAACTAATTTGGCGTCTTTGTCCTAGATTGATGCTAGAGGCCGCCATAGTCGAAGTTTCATGGACGCTATTAAACAAAGAACAGCACCCTCGTGTTCTTTGTGAACTTCTTTCTACTCATGTGAAGTTCTTTAATACTAGAAACACTCAGgcaacgcatacctccgccagggaaaGAGGGTCACTGatgaaataaagatattcacatttgaagaattacattaaaatcacctattttgcaagtacactggtgacgtccgtaaatatAATCTCCTTGGCAGAGgcaattaaggtaatgataatgataataatagttacctctttatgtaggggtaactgatgcaatcatttaaaaattcCTTGGATCTGTATCATGATTCGAATAAACACTAacatttaatggcatttaagttgggctatgacacacctctggtagaaacaaaaatatattcctAAATTTCTGAGTAATTCTTCTaatcaactaaccaacaaacaaaaaatcctggattcaaCACCAAACATGAATAGCATCTAAGTTGaggtaagacacacctctggtaaaaagtaataaaaaactgTTATTTTCTTAAGTAATTCtgttaaccaactaaccaacgaacaatcTAACTAACCAACGTTACTAAAAACATAACGTCcttgacagagataaaaaaaaataataataataataacaaaaataaataaatgaataccaaTGAAACGTcggtaaaacaataaaacagtaatggTGCCAAGTGTTGTCACTGGCACCACCACAGTAACAGAATTGACAGCACCACAAATCTAATCATATCGACAGCACTGTTATCCAGTTGACAACACAGATAACATAACTACGCAGGTGACAACACTGACATCACCAATAACAATACCAGGTGATAATTCTGATACCACCACCCTGTTGGCACCCAACACGACCAACGGAGTTAATAACATAGACAATATCACCAACCCGGTGACAACATTCGTGTATCTCATCAAACTTGTCAATCTTGGTGTTGTCAAGATTGTCATCTATGCAGTGTTGTCATtgctaatgtaaaaaaaaaaaaaaaaaaaaaaaaaaaaaaaaaaaattaattataataaaatcactaAAAGCACCATTCTTAAGTAACACCATCAGCACCTAACTGGTAACATATAAATGGCTATAGTGACAATGTTATGTTTATTGGAATATCGAGGATGTCTCAGCTCCCCAGTTTATATAAAAGTCAGAGGTAGGACTGATGAAAATTTACTTGTTTTCTCTTACGGTAAAATTTAAAGAAAACCTGCGGTGGCTTAAAGGGGTAGCTTTTTTGTACAGagaacatttctttctctctctctctctctctctctctctctctctctctctctctctctctctctctctctctctctctctctctctctctctctctcacatattatattcacatatatatatatatatatatatatatatatatatatatatatatatatatatgtatatatatatacatatatatatatgtatatatatacatatatatatatgtatatatatacatatatatatatgtatatatatacatatatatatatgtatatatatacatatatatatatgtatatatatacatatatatatatgtatatatatatacatatatatacatatatttatatatatataaaatatatatgtaaataatatatatataatatatatataatatatatatatattatatatatatattatatatattatatatatatattatatatattatatatatatatatataatatatatataatatatataatatatatatataatatatataatatatatatataatatatataatatatatatgtatatatatatatatatatatatatatatatatatatatatatatatatatatatatatatatatatatgaggatgatCAAGTGAGGGAGAGTCAACAAGTTTCTgcatattcaatttttttttttactttttactctttCAGAATTACTTTCaagattttttctgtatttgtctttaaaaaaaaaataaaaaataaataactttcaagtgaattcctttcatttttgttggtttgttctaTATTTGACACATTTTGTACCTCTGGCAGTTACGAGCTACTTTCCAACCGCtcgtaaaaaataaaattaaaaaaaaaaaaaaaaaaatgcaacacctccctcctctacttgTATCTGAAGGTGAAGTCGATGCCCTCCGAGTTCTCCTGGATCCAGCGCTCGATCTTGGCGTCCATCTCTGGCGTCGCTATGTTGGCCCAGTCCCCGATCTGTCCCTTCCGGCAGTGGTTGCCCTCGAAGTTCAGGAGATTCGTCCTCATGTTGGGGTTGCTCTTCATGCGGTCGAATTTGGCATAGTCCGCCACCCTGGGGGATGTGTAATCGTAAGGGTGGTTGGTggtagtgggggtgaggggggtgagggtggaaggatgggggtgggggtggaagggtgggggtgggggtggtggagtggtgggggggtcatggtgatgggggtggtgttgtgggtggagggggtggtaggggtagtgatggtggtggtgatgatgatgatggtagggatgctggtggtggtgacggtgatggtgataatgatgacatcacTAAAAAATACcctaacagatatatatattcctttcctgTTATCCATCTTCAATAGGAAGTAATGAAACATTCTTTTAACAATCACAAAAGAGTAAACGAACCAAAATCACAGACAAGATCATTTATCCGGGAAGttattaacaaaaattataaaaccataaaaggaagaacagagaagccCATCATAAGACTCACTTCAACAGCGTGTCATCGTCGATCTCCAGACCCAAAAACGAGCTAAGTTTCCTCAGCTCCTCCAGTATGTTGGTCTTCAAGTCCTCATAGAACAGCATGTGGAAGTTGGGGTTGTCCTTCTGCTGCCTCGCCTGGCGGATGTGGTCCCAGTATGGCCCGTAGAAGAGGTGGCCGTCCATGAAGGCATCCAAAAAGTCATCGAAAGTGCCCGTGAAGAATCGTTCTCCCAGTTGTTTGCCGAAGTGGTAGAAGGAGACGCACACGTCCTTCGGGTTGCGGGCTACGTACACCACCTGAGGAAGTTCGAGTAAAATGAAAGGGTATGGAAGGGTGACGTGCATAGCTTCTTAGATCAAGATTTTTTCGGTATTGATAAGTTATTGGTGAATATGGTGTATATTTAACGATCAAGCAATTAGGTTGGAGCTGAGGATGGTGAGTTACCGCACCCGCCCTCTGTTTCCAGCTCTAAGACCCTGTTCAGACaagcgactgctagaagcgcgactgtcaggtcaatggaagtgaagaGCCACTAGTGTGTtcgctcctattcacttccattgacctggcagtcgcgcttctagtagtcgcgccactaaagtcgctcgtctggAAAGGGCCTAAGGGTCTTCCTTGACAAGCCACCAGGTAGGGACACGGTCTGTCACTACCTCATCAGGGCAGATTTGATTAATTTGCCTAAACTACGACGTCCTTGGCcatcacacgtttttttttttttttttttttctatcgaggGTTGTTTGTAGAAGAGACAGCCAGTTGGGCAGGGCCATCCTCTGGGAGCAAGACCAAGTGCCTATATATCCTGATCGGATAGTCCTGAATTGTGCAAGAATGAGAACAGTCTCATCTGCCGTCTATCCCCGTGCCCCGATGCGGGGACCTGGATCTAAGAATCTTCCAGTATGATTCACAGTGATGCAAACTGCAGGGAGCTCATGGCCGAGCTCACAATGGCTCTCTACCGGGACTCAAAGAACAGGGAGGCAGTCGACTGTGGATTTGCCACAGTGAATCCAGACTGCCTTGTctttgatgccttagtagatggtctggTAGCTCAACCCGAAACAGCTGCTCAAGACAGCCAAACAATCATGCACCTTAAAATTATCTGGGATGATCTATCTATCGGGCGAAGTGCAGAGAGTTTGCATTTAGCTTTCTAATAGGTTGATGGGCAGAAAGATTGCAACCTTGACAGGTCTCTTTGTCCCTCTAATCTAGTGCCCAATTCCTACTCGCTAGGGACCGATACTGAGCCTGATTTCTAGCCATGGCTTCAGCTCCTAAGCCATGAGAACTGACCgacatctcatagccaactcGAACACAGCCAGATATCTGGATACCGTACTCGAGTTACTTAGTAAAACTATACATCTCTACGAGGACGGCTCTCTGTCATGGATCTGAGTTTTCAAAACTTAACAGCTTTCTCACATAAAGTGTCCATATGTTGGTAGCATCGCCCATGACAATAAGAGACATGGATTCAACAAGTGCTTCGACCGTTCATACGAGCCGCAAAGTCGAATAAGCGACAGTACCAGTATACACACTGAACGGAGCTCCATCTTCAGTCATTTCAGTCCCTTTGATAGTATTAGAAGCCCACCATCCAGACGCCAAGATCAGATGTCCCATACCCCTTCTTGGAACATCCTATCTGAGGTGAAAGCTAGAGCAGTCATTCCGGTTGGGTGccacctctcctgccctccctgccATCATCCCAGATAAAGGCAGTCAGCGGGTAACGTTCCTTCCTCTGCAACACTACGGAGGATCCTTCCTAAGATACCCAGTCAATCTAGCTCGACGGGTATGGAGGAAGTTTATCTTTTCCTTGGTATTTTTCCTACCATATTCACTGGCAATGAGCCTCTCGGGGAAGTAAATTGCCAAAGACTTACACATATAATCCTTACTTCTATCTTCATTTCTGTGTACACGTTATACTGTCTATGCTTGTGTTATTTGTATCAGTGTTACGACGCGACTTCAAATATCAAACGTAAAAAATCAGAAACGTATAGACTTACTTTGCATGTTTTAAGAAGGTCTGgatggaggagagcgagaggcaggTGAGTCCAGATGATTCTGGGCGTTGTAGCTGCTTCTGCGAGTTGCCGAGTGACACCTTCTTTGTGTTCAGCCTCGGGGCATTGTTCAGAAAACCTCAGTTTCGCTTTCTCTAAGTTAACCATGTCTAGGAAGTCCTAAAAAAAAGTGGGCAcatctataatacatacatatatttatttattcatttctaaaCATTGCATAtaatgattgtgtgtgcgtgtacatattgtATACACATAGACACCTATAGACCAAGCAACATGCATCAGTTTCCTATCAACAATTCTTCGACACCAAACGCATCTGCAACCTCAATGCAACTCACATCATCGATCATGAACACTCGATCATTGATGTTCTCTTTCTGCGTGTCGTTGATGCGGTCGAGGTGAGTTAAAGCCCAAACAAGCTCCATGGTCCACAGTGTACCACTCTTAGGGAAAGTTGTCACCACTATGTCATCAGTCCGGAACTTGAAATTGTAGATCTTTTCTGCCACTCGCTTGTACCTGGCAATTAACATTTAATTAAATTGTgtgtatcgagagagagagagagagagagagagagagagagagagagagagagagagagagagagagagagagagagagagagagagagagagagagagagagagacgagtgagtgagtggggtaggggaaaagagacagacagacaaacgggacaagagagaaagagaaagagtgaggggggggggggggggagagacagagacggacaaacGGAacaagagaatagagggagaaagagacagacagacaaacggaacaAAATCTAATCCAATTTACACATTACCCAACTCGAAGACTTACGGTTCAGGAACGAGAACATCGTATGGCTCGGTGTAAACAATCAGCTGAAGAGGATTCATGCCCTGAGCCGCCCgttgcttcaccctctcctccggcAGGTCCTTTACCGCTACTGGGAGCTTGAGTGACATTTTCGCGGTCTTGTGTTCtctgaaaaggaaatagaaataattggTTTTCTGCTATTTTGTTGTACGTATCTAGTATCACGGACtgtaaaggaaggaaatagaaataattggTTTTCTGCTATTTTGTTGTACGTATCTAGTATCACGGACTGTAaaggaaggaaacagaaataATTGGTTTTCTGCTATTTTGTTGTACGTATCTGGTATCACGGACTGTAAcggaaggaaatagaaataattggTTTTCTGCTATTTTGTTGTACGTGTCTCCTGTCACGGACTGTAATGGAATGTTATTTAAAcgaatcggattttttttctttggtaatctgtttttttattaagttatttaaatcaaacggatttttttctttgaaaatctGTCTTTTTACGAAGTGGTTGTAGCTTATCATCCTCATACCAGATATTCTACAGGCACACGTTGCagtgtagtaatagcagtagtagtagttggagttGTAAGATGTTGTAAGTAGTGCTGAAAAAACACATACAGTTATATTGGCTGACAgacatttcatcattatcttctaatATTTCTCATTTTAGTATCGCACATTTATTGTACTTTGGTAATGCAGTGCATAGTGAACTGTGGTTTTATAAATTTAAGTAATAGAATATTAGCAAAGATAAAATCTATGAAGcttaaaaaatgagaaagattaaATATTTAGTTAAGTTTACCCATGATACTTCCattctctgtatatgtatctaaagGGGAAACTTAAGCATTCCAGTTGCAAGtactttttattttaaaaaaatcatgtgtatatgtacatacatacatacatgtatgtttgtgtgtgtgtgtgtgtgtgtgtgtgtgtgtgtgtgtgtgtgtgtgtgtgtgtgtgtgtgtgtgtgtgtgtgtgtgtgtgtgtgtgtgtgtgtgtgcgtgtgtgcgtgtgtgtgtgtgcgtgtgtgcgtgtgtgtgtgcgtgtgtgtgtgtgtgtgtgtgtgtgtgtgtgtgtgtgtgggtgtgggtgtgtgtgtgtgtgtgtgtatacatatatatacatatatatatatatgtatatatatgtatatatatatatgtatatatatatatatgtatatatatatatatatatatatatatgtatatatatatatatatatatatgtatatatatatgtatatatatatatgtatatatatatgtatatatatatatatgtatatatatatgtatatatatatatgtatatatatatatgtatatatatgtatatatatatatatatacgtatatatatatgttatatatatatatgtatatatacatatatgtatatgtatatatatgtatatatatatacatatatatatatatatatatatatatatatatatatatatatatatatatatatatatgtatgtatgtatatgtatgtatatgtatatatatatatgtatatatatatgtatatatatatgtatatatatattatatatatatgcatatatatacatatatacatatgcatatatatacatatgtatatatgtatatatatgcatatatatataatatatatatatgcatatatatacatatatatatatatgcatatatttacatatatatgcatatacatacatatatgcatatacatatatatatgcatatacatatatatatgcatatacatatatatacacatatatatatacacatatatatatatacacatatatatatacacatatatatatacacatatatatatatatatatatatatatatatataaatatatatatataaatatatatatataaatatatatatacacatatatatacatatatatacatatatacatatatacatatatatagatatatacatatatatacatatatatatacatatatatacatatatatacatatttatatacatatatatatatgtatatacatacatatatatatacatatatatacatatatatacatatatatatacatacatatatatacatgtatatatatatatgtatatacatacatatatatatatatatatatatatatgcatgtatgtatgtgtgtatgtatgtatgtgtgtatgtattcatgtatggatgtatttatgtatgtatgtgtgtatgtattcatgtatggatgtatatgcatatatatatatatatatatatatatatatatatattatatatatatatatatatatatatatatatatatatatatactgtgggagtataaataataaataaaattggaAATTTGAGTATAGTATAGCATATGGAgtaaacaataatcaaaa containing:
- the LOC113809144 gene encoding sulfotransferase 1E1 encodes the protein MSLKLPVAVKDLPEERVKQRAAQGMNPLQLIVYTEPYDVLVPEPYKRVAEKIYNFKFRTDDIVVTTFPKSGTLWTMELVWALTHLDRINDTQKENINDRVFMIDDDFLDMVNLEKAKLRFSEQCPEAEHKEGVTRQLAEAATTPRIIWTHLPLALLHPDLLKTCKVVYVARNPKDVCVSFYHFGKQLGERFFTGTFDDFLDAFMDGHLFYGPYWDHIRQARQQKDNPNFHMLFYEDLKTNILEELRKLSSFLGLEIDDDTLLKVADYAKFDRMKSNPNMRTNLLNFEGNHCRKGQIGDWANIATPEMDAKIERWIQENSEGIDFTFRYK